In one window of Candidatus Deferrimicrobiaceae bacterium DNA:
- a CDS encoding DinB family protein yields the protein MTAMNDFNRVLVDQFRAAAGLLEALMADVTPEVAHWRPAGLANPIGATYAHAITSIDGIIHGLLQGREPLFASTFAGKTGMSEPPPRPDARPAGQEAFALEAHAWASRVTIDLTLLGTYASAVRASAEEWLSTATPADFNKPVDLSFLGLGMSTAGFVLHNAVLSHAASHAGEIAALKGLQGLKGYPM from the coding sequence ATGACTGCAATGAATGATTTCAACCGGGTGCTGGTCGACCAGTTCAGGGCGGCTGCCGGCCTGCTGGAAGCGTTGATGGCGGACGTGACGCCGGAAGTCGCGCATTGGCGCCCTGCCGGCCTCGCCAATCCGATCGGCGCGACGTATGCGCACGCGATCACGTCGATCGACGGGATCATCCACGGGTTGCTGCAGGGGCGCGAGCCGCTGTTCGCCTCGACGTTCGCGGGAAAGACCGGGATGAGCGAGCCGCCGCCCAGGCCCGACGCCCGTCCCGCGGGGCAGGAGGCATTCGCCCTGGAGGCTCACGCATGGGCTTCCCGGGTCACGATCGACCTGACGTTGCTCGGGACGTACGCGTCGGCGGTCCGAGCGTCCGCCGAGGAGTGGCTTTCGACGGCGACGCCCGCCGATTTCAACAAGCCCGTGGACCTGTCGTTCCTGGGCCTCGGGATGTCCACCGCCGGCTTCGTCCTGCACAACGCGGTGCTGTCCCACGCCGCCTCGCACGCGGGCGAGATCGCCGCGCTCAAGGGGCTCCAGGGGCTGAAGGGGTACCCGATGTAG
- a CDS encoding glutamate synthase subunit beta yields the protein MGKVTGFMEFAREDAPHRSVEDRITDYREFDEMLPIAQLETQAARCSDCGIPFCHTYGCPVKNRIPDWNDMVYKQHWKRALDLLHSTNNFPEVTGRICPAPCEPACTLSLNQPAVTIRQIELQIVERGWQESWIQPEPAGFSTGRKVAVVGSGPAGLAAAQQLARAGHQVTVFEKSDKIGGILRYGIPDFKLEKWVLDRRIDQMRAEGVSFETGVTAGSDVSVHYLRRTFDAMLIAAGAGVPRDLKVPGRELAGVHFAMDFLIQQNLRNAGILVPEAAAISASGKNVVVIGGGDTGADCVGTSRRQGASSITQIELLPKPPEVRPAGNPWPTWPQVLRTNYSHEEGCTRLWSLNTREIAGKGGAVSALKLVGLEWKTDASGRMSFAEIPGSEQTMKAELVLLAMGFVHVEHGPLVTDLAIETDGRGNIVTGEDTMTSVPGVFAAGDAAIGASLIVRAIDFGRRAAAGIDTWLEKN from the coding sequence GTGGGTAAGGTCACCGGCTTCATGGAATTTGCGCGCGAAGATGCGCCCCACAGATCGGTCGAGGATCGCATTACCGACTACCGGGAATTCGACGAGATGCTGCCCATCGCCCAGCTCGAGACGCAGGCGGCGCGTTGCAGCGATTGCGGCATCCCGTTTTGCCACACCTACGGATGCCCGGTCAAGAACAGGATTCCCGACTGGAACGACATGGTCTACAAGCAGCATTGGAAGCGGGCGCTCGACCTGCTTCATTCGACCAACAACTTCCCCGAGGTGACGGGCCGAATCTGCCCGGCGCCGTGCGAGCCGGCCTGCACGCTTTCGCTCAACCAGCCTGCGGTCACGATCCGCCAGATCGAGCTCCAGATCGTCGAGCGGGGCTGGCAGGAATCCTGGATCCAGCCCGAGCCGGCCGGCTTCTCGACCGGCCGAAAGGTCGCCGTGGTCGGATCAGGCCCCGCGGGGCTCGCGGCCGCCCAGCAGCTTGCGCGTGCCGGCCACCAGGTGACGGTCTTCGAGAAGTCCGACAAGATCGGCGGCATCCTGCGCTACGGCATCCCCGACTTCAAGCTCGAGAAATGGGTGCTCGACCGCCGCATCGACCAGATGCGGGCCGAGGGCGTCAGCTTCGAGACCGGCGTCACCGCCGGCAGCGACGTCTCGGTCCATTACCTCCGCCGGACCTTCGACGCGATGCTCATCGCCGCGGGCGCCGGCGTCCCCCGCGACCTCAAGGTCCCGGGCCGCGAGCTTGCGGGGGTCCACTTCGCGATGGACTTCCTGATCCAGCAGAACCTGCGCAACGCGGGGATCTTGGTTCCCGAGGCCGCCGCGATCAGCGCCTCGGGCAAGAACGTCGTCGTCATCGGCGGCGGCGACACCGGGGCCGACTGCGTCGGCACCAGCCGCCGGCAGGGCGCCAGCTCGATCACCCAGATCGAGCTGCTCCCCAAGCCGCCCGAAGTGCGCCCCGCGGGCAACCCGTGGCCGACCTGGCCGCAGGTGCTGCGCACCAACTATTCCCATGAAGAGGGCTGCACGCGGCTCTGGTCGCTCAACACGCGCGAGATCGCCGGAAAGGGCGGCGCCGTCTCGGCGCTCAAGCTGGTCGGCCTCGAATGGAAGACCGACGCTTCCGGCCGGATGTCGTTCGCCGAAATCCCCGGCTCCGAGCAGACGATGAAGGCCGAACTCGTCCTCCTCGCGATGGGGTTCGTCCATGTCGAGCACGGCCCGCTGGTCACCGACCTGGCCATCGAGACCGACGGCCGCGGCAACATCGTCACCGGCGAAGACACGATGACCTCGGTGCCGGGCGTCTTCGCCGCCGGCGATGCCGCGATCGGCGCCTCGCTCATCGTCCGCGCCATCGACTTCGGCCGCCGCGCCGCCGCCGGCATCGATACCTGGCTCGAAAAGAACTGA
- a CDS encoding multiheme c-type cytochrome yields the protein MGFRDARWTPILLLTTFLVTVPVLRASALVDNDFNDPRNCGGCHDRIFSQWEGSMHGLAVQDNIFRKFYEMVVEEVGPPAVEFCMKCHTPVGVSRKELPPVTGENLDNVAMKGVFCDFCHTVTPTGIGNAAFDTGPSTTKKGPYADAAAPVHATKTDNAWRGSGFCGMCHNVTHPISGRPIERTWQEWKDSPYNTGDPATETACQDCHMRQTPDDPATGETVRKDNPGKAVAAGPDRPHVWTHYFVGGNALYSNEPNGERRQAMAMARLRHAARIEINLEDIPSPRNHYGSFRIRVSNVGAGHKLPTGLSEVREMWLDVTVTDAKGKVLLRSGALGENGGIDPTAAIFKTFLGIGRTNVKMSCCFFAIGERNKILSAEAITRDRRILPKGYDEEKYAFEVPRGAAYPIRVEARLNYRSMSQDFANIFFPDGTFKVPVIRMDEATARISPGSSRDVGSARPAPRKKGSAPRRK from the coding sequence GTGGGATTTCGAGACGCCCGTTGGACCCCGATCCTGCTGCTGACAACTTTTCTGGTAACCGTTCCGGTACTTCGGGCGTCGGCGCTGGTCGACAACGATTTCAACGATCCCCGGAATTGCGGCGGCTGCCACGACAGGATCTTCTCCCAGTGGGAGGGTTCGATGCACGGGCTTGCGGTCCAGGACAACATTTTCCGGAAATTCTACGAGATGGTGGTCGAGGAAGTGGGCCCCCCGGCGGTCGAATTCTGCATGAAATGCCACACGCCCGTCGGCGTCTCCCGCAAGGAGTTGCCGCCGGTCACGGGGGAGAATCTCGACAACGTCGCCATGAAGGGCGTGTTCTGCGATTTCTGCCACACGGTGACGCCGACCGGGATCGGAAACGCCGCGTTCGACACGGGCCCGTCGACGACCAAGAAGGGGCCGTACGCCGATGCGGCCGCTCCCGTTCACGCGACGAAGACCGACAATGCCTGGCGCGGCTCCGGCTTCTGCGGGATGTGCCACAACGTGACGCACCCGATCTCCGGCCGGCCGATCGAGCGGACCTGGCAGGAATGGAAGGACTCCCCATACAACACCGGCGACCCCGCCACCGAGACCGCCTGCCAGGACTGTCACATGAGGCAGACACCGGACGACCCCGCCACCGGCGAGACGGTGCGCAAGGACAACCCCGGGAAAGCGGTCGCGGCCGGCCCCGACCGCCCGCACGTCTGGACGCACTACTTCGTCGGCGGAAATGCGCTTTACTCCAACGAGCCCAACGGCGAGCGGCGCCAGGCGATGGCCATGGCCCGGCTTCGCCACGCGGCCCGTATCGAGATCAACCTGGAGGACATCCCCTCCCCCCGGAACCATTACGGCTCCTTCCGGATCCGGGTGAGCAATGTCGGGGCCGGGCACAAGCTCCCCACCGGCCTGTCCGAGGTTCGCGAGATGTGGCTCGACGTCACCGTGACCGACGCGAAAGGCAAGGTGCTTCTCCGCTCCGGGGCGCTCGGCGAGAACGGCGGCATCGACCCGACAGCCGCGATCTTCAAGACGTTCCTCGGGATCGGCCGCACCAACGTCAAAATGTCGTGCTGCTTCTTCGCGATCGGCGAGCGCAACAAGATCCTTTCGGCCGAGGCGATCACGCGCGACCGCCGCATTCTGCCCAAGGGCTACGACGAGGAAAAATATGCATTCGAGGTGCCAAGGGGGGCGGCCTACCCGATCCGGGTCGAGGCCCGGCTCAACTACCGGTCGATGTCGCAGGACTTCGCCAACATCTTCTTCCCCGACGGCACGTTCAAGGTGCCCGTGATCCGGATGGACGAGGCGACCGCCCGGATCAGCCCCGGAAGTTCCCGCGACGTCGGTTCGGCCAGGCCGGCTCCCCGCAAGAAGGGAAGCGCCCCGAGGCGGAAATGA
- a CDS encoding ATP-binding protein, translated as MNDSRRGDETDRVLFPAVFSEEVRYPSWAWFGPALLSGIFLVGLGILLYFLQVRMTDENIRALDADAVSAREALQARLDADRNFLLSLADDFSRDALDEVSFQGRVARYTLDHPEILSVRWLSPDLNIHRQAPAGATGKVVGIPVTGGESLRAIRLAAAGKRWLWTRPFTSAGGRVSIELWSSVFREGRLAGLFGATFSFEEILRVSAPAPLALDYRLALEAGLGGIVAALPAVERVDPNLSRRVPLDPPGYGVSLLMQRYGSRFWGWGMSALAVACVALAVGMGFGMWLLGRTIGAGRRAEAALRAGNEALGALMEASPLASIVLDGDGRVALWNKAAQSLFGWAPEEVVGRPNPIVPPDRQDEFHRLLARAVAGGFEAVETRRIRKDGTPVEVRISAAPLRDPSGGTRFVIDVLVDISRERAIEERLREAEKIEAVGRLAGGVAHDFNNLLTAILGYSDLLMHRLPEGDRMRREIEEIHKAGERAAVLTRQLLAFGRKQVLQPRRIDLNAVVVGMRPMLSRLVGEGIRLEIVPAPAPVPIDADPDQIGQAVANLVINAREAMPGGGWLLIAVSAAPGGRHVLLSVRDTGKGIDEETRAHLFEPFYTTKEGGKGAGLGLPTVYGIVAQSGGSIEVESAVGHGTEFRISLPAAGEAPAATREKTAVPEASTSAGVETVLVVEDEPVIRRLVASILERTGYTVLEAGDGVEALQVASGHAGPIDLLLTDVVMPRMGGKELADRLAAQRPRMKVLFMSGYPDDALGADGVLPEHVSFLAKPFMPNAVAHKVRELLDGREKKGD; from the coding sequence GTGAACGATTCGAGACGAGGCGATGAAACCGACAGAGTCCTGTTTCCCGCTGTGTTCTCGGAAGAGGTGCGCTACCCCTCTTGGGCTTGGTTCGGCCCGGCCCTGCTCTCCGGAATCTTCCTCGTTGGGCTGGGCATCCTGCTCTACTTCCTGCAGGTCCGGATGACCGACGAGAATATCCGGGCGCTCGATGCCGACGCCGTTTCGGCCCGGGAGGCGCTCCAGGCCCGCCTCGACGCCGACCGTAATTTCCTCCTTTCTCTAGCCGACGACTTTTCCCGCGATGCGCTCGACGAAGTGTCCTTCCAGGGGCGCGTCGCCCGCTATACGCTCGATCATCCCGAGATCCTGTCCGTAAGGTGGTTGAGCCCCGACCTGAACATCCACCGGCAGGCGCCTGCCGGGGCGACCGGGAAGGTCGTCGGAATTCCCGTGACAGGGGGGGAATCGCTGCGTGCGATCCGCCTCGCCGCGGCCGGGAAGCGCTGGCTCTGGACCCGTCCATTCACATCGGCAGGTGGGCGGGTGTCCATCGAACTATGGTCGTCGGTTTTTCGGGAGGGGCGGTTGGCAGGGTTGTTCGGCGCCACCTTCTCTTTCGAGGAGATTCTCCGGGTGTCGGCGCCCGCGCCGCTCGCGCTCGATTACCGGCTGGCGCTCGAGGCTGGGCTCGGCGGAATCGTCGCCGCCCTTCCCGCGGTCGAACGCGTCGATCCGAATCTGTCGAGGCGGGTACCTCTCGATCCGCCGGGGTACGGCGTCTCGCTCCTGATGCAGCGGTACGGATCCCGGTTCTGGGGCTGGGGGATGAGCGCGCTGGCGGTCGCCTGCGTCGCCCTCGCGGTCGGGATGGGATTCGGGATGTGGCTGCTCGGCCGGACGATCGGCGCGGGCCGCCGGGCGGAAGCGGCGCTGCGGGCCGGCAACGAGGCGCTCGGCGCCCTGATGGAGGCGTCGCCGTTGGCGAGCATCGTGCTTGATGGCGATGGGCGCGTGGCCTTGTGGAACAAGGCGGCCCAATCGTTGTTCGGATGGGCCCCGGAAGAAGTGGTGGGCCGCCCCAACCCGATCGTGCCGCCCGACCGGCAGGACGAGTTCCACCGGCTCCTCGCCCGCGCCGTTGCGGGAGGATTCGAGGCCGTCGAGACGCGCCGCATCCGCAAGGACGGCACGCCCGTCGAGGTTCGCATCTCCGCCGCACCGCTCAGGGATCCCTCGGGGGGGACGCGCTTCGTCATCGACGTCCTCGTCGACATCTCCCGGGAGCGCGCGATCGAGGAGCGACTGCGGGAGGCGGAAAAAATCGAGGCGGTGGGGCGACTGGCCGGCGGGGTCGCCCACGATTTCAACAACCTGCTTACGGCGATCCTCGGCTACAGCGACCTGCTCATGCACCGGTTGCCGGAGGGAGACCGGATGCGTCGCGAGATCGAAGAGATCCACAAGGCGGGGGAGCGGGCGGCGGTGCTGACGCGGCAGTTGCTCGCCTTCGGGCGGAAGCAGGTGCTGCAGCCGCGCCGGATAGACCTGAACGCGGTCGTCGTCGGGATGAGGCCGATGCTGTCACGGCTGGTCGGCGAGGGGATCCGGCTTGAAATCGTCCCGGCGCCCGCTCCGGTCCCGATCGACGCCGACCCGGACCAGATCGGGCAGGCAGTCGCAAACCTGGTCATCAATGCGCGCGAGGCGATGCCCGGCGGAGGGTGGTTGCTGATCGCGGTCTCAGCCGCGCCGGGGGGGCGGCACGTTTTGTTGTCCGTGAGGGATACGGGCAAAGGGATCGACGAGGAGACGCGGGCGCACCTGTTCGAGCCGTTTTACACCACTAAGGAAGGGGGCAAGGGAGCAGGACTGGGTCTTCCGACCGTCTACGGGATCGTGGCGCAGAGCGGGGGTTCCATCGAGGTAGAGAGCGCGGTCGGCCATGGAACGGAGTTTCGGATCTCCCTGCCGGCGGCCGGCGAGGCGCCTGCCGCCACGCGGGAGAAGACCGCAGTCCCGGAGGCGTCTACTTCCGCCGGGGTCGAGACGGTCCTTGTCGTGGAGGACGAGCCCGTGATCCGGCGCCTGGTGGCGTCGATCCTCGAAAGGACCGGGTATACGGTGCTGGAAGCGGGCGACGGGGTCGAAGCGTTGCAGGTTGCGTCCGGTCACGCCGGTCCGATCGACCTCTTGTTGACCGACGTCGTGATGCCGCGCATGGGAGGGAAGGAGCTGGCCGACCGGCTCGCGGCGCAGCGTCCCCGGATGAAGGTGCTGTTCATGTCCGGCTATCCCGACGACGCCCTTGGCGCCGACGGAGTGTTGCCGGAGCATGTGTCGTTCCTCGCCAAGCCGTTCATGCCGAACGCCGTCGCGCACAAGGTCCGTGAGCTGCTCGACGGCCGGGAAAAGAAAGGAGACTGA
- the gltB gene encoding glutamate synthase large subunit, with translation MSHASFFRSNAAGVPAPRGLYDPANEHDACGVGFVARINAEPRHDIVTQGVQVLINLEHRGALGGDKATGDGAGIMMRVPHAFLEKECAKAGLALPEAGGYAVGMVFLPTVPASASRCEDALARIASAEKCPLIGWRTVPVDPSTLGALSRSTLPLIRQCFIKNPGLDTLAFERKLYVIRRLVEKEAARWDNADVSQFYLTSLSSRTIVYKGLLTGSQLAVFYPDLADESFVSPFAVIHQRYSTNTLPTWHLAHPFRMLAHNGEINTLHGNINRMKAREASLASDLFGNDLEKIKPVLIESGSDSAIFDNALELLTLAGRELPHAMMMMVPEAWGKKYHMSADKRAFYEYHATFMEPWDGPAAVVFCDGRYIGGTLDRNGLRPARYTITRDGLIVLASETGVLDFPADQIIRRGRLQPGKMLLIDLEEKRIVPDNEIKAKIARQRPYRHWVKEQRIDLRGLFVPPNIPAEDPDVLLRKQHVFGYTEEDLKIILTPMATTGQEPVGSMGDDSALAVLSNRPQLLFRYFKQLFAQVTNPPIDPLREELVMSLNTFIGREKNLLEETPEHCRMLRIPHPMLTPEDMIRLRTGQAPDIVTRDLDMLFPAGGDGRVLRDALQTLFVQAERHILDGATVLVLTDRNVDADHAPIPSLLAAAGLHHHLIRRGLRTRAAIVVESGEPREVMHFALLLGFGTNAICPNVAFSTIRDLAESGLLEKSMTPGEAVDKYFTAVKKGLLKTFSRMGISTLRSFFGSQIFEAVGLSEEVIDGYFCGAASRISGIGLDEITVESNTRHRRGFPLRGRPAKLLDVGGSYNLRVGGEKHLWTPDTIYKLQAATREGDYGQFKEYTGLINDQSRDRATLRSLFSFTPGDGPIPIGEVESVEKILPRFVTAAMSLGSISKETHETIAIALNRLGGRSNSGEGGEDPVRNKPLPNGDSKRSRIRQVASARFGVTTEYLVNADEIQIKMAQGAKPGEGGQLPGHKVSPEIARVRHTTPWVTLISPPPHHDIYSIEDLAQLIFDLKSVNPAADVSVKLVSEVGVGTIATGVSKAKADLVLISGHDGGTGASPLTSIKSAGLPWELGLAETQQALVGNQLRDRIRVQVDGQLKTGRDLAIAALMGAEEFGFGTTVLVTLGCIMMRKCHLNTCPVGVATQDPELRARFTGKPEFVVNFFRFMAQELREHMAQLGFRTIDEMVGRVDRLEVLPAIEHWKARGLDFSRVLLPSGNGNGQSLRCIKKQEHDVMKGINAELIRQAKPALDDKTPVKITMPIRNVHRTACTMLAGEVAKRYGLSGLPDGTIDIDFTGSAGQSMGAFLTNGISVRVTGDANDYLAKGMSGGRIVVTPPQGVGFDPSKNVVAGNVILYGATGGEVFLHGRAGERFAVRNSGAKAVVEGVGDHGCEYMTGGVVVVLGPTGNNFAAGMSGGVAYVYDETELFDTRCNLDMVDVESVWEETDVKRLRSMIEDHVKYTGSPRAKTILADWASRLPLFVKVMPIEYRKALERMRLEEYADNDNVAATEEVFRG, from the coding sequence ATGTCCCATGCATCCTTTTTCAGATCGAATGCCGCAGGTGTCCCTGCGCCCAGAGGGCTTTACGATCCCGCCAACGAGCATGACGCCTGCGGCGTGGGATTCGTCGCCCGCATCAACGCCGAACCGCGCCACGACATCGTGACCCAGGGCGTTCAGGTGCTCATCAACCTCGAGCACCGCGGCGCCCTCGGGGGCGACAAGGCCACCGGCGACGGGGCGGGCATCATGATGCGCGTCCCGCACGCCTTCCTCGAGAAGGAATGCGCCAAGGCCGGCCTCGCGCTGCCGGAGGCCGGCGGCTACGCCGTCGGCATGGTGTTCCTCCCCACGGTCCCCGCATCGGCGTCGCGCTGCGAAGACGCCCTCGCACGCATCGCCTCGGCCGAGAAATGCCCCCTCATCGGGTGGCGCACCGTTCCTGTCGATCCATCGACGCTGGGAGCGCTGTCACGCTCGACGCTGCCGCTCATTCGCCAGTGCTTCATCAAGAATCCGGGCCTCGACACGCTGGCCTTCGAACGCAAGCTCTACGTCATCCGGCGCTTGGTCGAGAAAGAGGCGGCGCGCTGGGACAACGCCGACGTCAGCCAGTTCTACCTGACCAGCCTGTCGAGCCGCACCATCGTCTACAAGGGGTTGCTCACCGGCTCGCAGCTCGCGGTCTTCTACCCAGACCTCGCCGACGAATCGTTCGTGAGCCCCTTCGCAGTCATCCACCAGCGCTACAGCACCAATACGCTGCCCACCTGGCACCTGGCCCACCCGTTCCGCATGCTGGCGCACAACGGCGAGATCAACACGTTGCACGGCAACATCAACCGGATGAAAGCGCGCGAGGCGTCGCTCGCATCCGACCTGTTCGGCAACGATCTCGAGAAGATCAAGCCGGTCCTCATCGAGAGCGGCAGCGACTCCGCCATCTTCGACAACGCGCTCGAGCTGCTGACGCTGGCCGGCCGCGAGCTCCCGCACGCGATGATGATGATGGTGCCTGAGGCGTGGGGCAAGAAATACCACATGAGCGCCGACAAACGGGCGTTCTACGAATACCACGCCACCTTCATGGAGCCATGGGACGGCCCCGCGGCGGTCGTGTTCTGCGACGGCCGCTACATCGGCGGCACCCTCGACCGCAACGGCCTGCGCCCCGCCCGCTACACGATCACGCGCGACGGCCTCATCGTCCTCGCCTCCGAGACCGGCGTCCTCGACTTCCCGGCCGACCAGATCATCCGGCGCGGGCGCCTGCAGCCGGGCAAGATGCTGCTCATCGACCTCGAGGAGAAGCGCATCGTCCCCGACAACGAGATCAAGGCCAAGATCGCGCGGCAACGCCCCTACCGCCACTGGGTCAAGGAACAGCGGATCGATTTGCGCGGGCTCTTCGTCCCGCCCAACATCCCCGCCGAGGATCCCGACGTCCTCCTCCGGAAGCAGCATGTCTTCGGCTACACCGAGGAAGACCTCAAGATCATCCTCACCCCGATGGCAACCACGGGCCAGGAGCCGGTCGGCTCGATGGGAGACGACTCGGCGCTTGCGGTGCTGTCGAACCGCCCGCAGCTGCTGTTCCGCTATTTCAAGCAGCTGTTCGCCCAGGTCACGAACCCCCCGATCGACCCTTTGCGCGAAGAGCTGGTCATGTCGCTCAACACCTTCATCGGGCGTGAAAAGAACCTGCTCGAGGAGACGCCCGAGCATTGCCGGATGCTGCGCATCCCTCACCCGATGCTCACGCCCGAGGACATGATCCGCCTGCGCACCGGGCAGGCGCCCGACATCGTCACGCGCGACCTCGACATGCTGTTCCCCGCGGGCGGCGACGGCCGCGTGCTCCGCGACGCGCTGCAGACGCTGTTTGTCCAGGCCGAGAGGCACATCCTCGACGGAGCCACCGTCCTCGTCCTCACCGATCGCAACGTCGACGCCGATCACGCGCCCATCCCCTCGCTGCTGGCCGCCGCCGGGCTTCACCACCACCTGATCCGCCGCGGCCTGCGCACGCGGGCCGCCATCGTCGTCGAGTCGGGCGAGCCGCGCGAGGTCATGCACTTCGCCCTGCTGCTCGGCTTCGGCACCAATGCGATCTGCCCCAACGTCGCCTTCTCGACCATCCGCGACCTGGCCGAGAGCGGACTCCTCGAAAAGAGCATGACGCCCGGCGAGGCGGTCGACAAGTACTTCACCGCCGTCAAGAAGGGGCTGCTCAAGACGTTCAGCCGCATGGGCATCTCGACGCTGCGCAGCTTCTTCGGATCCCAGATCTTCGAGGCGGTCGGGCTGTCCGAGGAGGTCATCGACGGCTATTTCTGCGGCGCCGCATCCCGGATCAGCGGCATCGGACTCGACGAGATCACCGTCGAATCCAACACCCGTCACCGGCGCGGCTTCCCCTTGCGGGGGCGTCCCGCGAAGCTGCTCGACGTCGGCGGCTCCTACAATCTGCGCGTCGGCGGCGAGAAGCACCTGTGGACGCCCGACACGATCTACAAGCTCCAGGCGGCCACCCGCGAGGGCGATTACGGCCAGTTCAAGGAATACACCGGGCTGATCAACGACCAGTCGCGCGACCGGGCGACGCTGCGCTCGCTGTTCAGCTTCACGCCCGGCGACGGCCCCATTCCGATCGGCGAGGTCGAGTCTGTCGAAAAGATCCTTCCCCGGTTCGTCACGGCTGCGATGTCGCTGGGCTCGATCAGCAAGGAAACGCACGAGACGATCGCCATTGCGCTCAACCGGCTCGGTGGCCGCAGCAACAGCGGCGAGGGTGGCGAAGATCCGGTCCGCAACAAGCCGCTGCCCAACGGCGACAGCAAGCGGTCGCGCATCAGGCAGGTGGCCTCCGCCCGCTTCGGCGTGACGACCGAATACCTCGTCAACGCCGACGAGATCCAGATCAAGATGGCTCAGGGCGCCAAGCCCGGCGAGGGCGGCCAGCTCCCGGGCCACAAGGTCAGCCCCGAGATCGCGCGCGTCCGCCACACGACGCCGTGGGTCACGCTCATCTCGCCGCCGCCCCACCACGACATCTACTCGATCGAAGACCTGGCGCAGCTCATCTTCGACCTCAAATCCGTCAATCCCGCGGCCGACGTCTCGGTCAAGCTGGTCTCCGAAGTCGGCGTCGGCACCATCGCGACCGGCGTCTCCAAGGCCAAGGCCGATCTCGTCCTCATCTCGGGGCACGACGGCGGCACCGGCGCCTCGCCGCTCACCTCCATCAAGTCTGCGGGGCTGCCGTGGGAACTGGGGCTCGCCGAGACCCAGCAGGCGCTGGTCGGCAACCAGCTCCGCGACCGGATCCGGGTGCAGGTCGACGGTCAGCTCAAGACCGGGCGCGACCTGGCCATCGCCGCGCTCATGGGCGCCGAGGAATTCGGCTTCGGCACCACGGTGCTCGTCACGCTCGGCTGCATCATGATGCGCAAGTGCCACCTCAACACCTGCCCCGTCGGCGTCGCAACGCAGGATCCCGAGCTGCGCGCCCGCTTCACGGGCAAACCCGAGTTCGTCGTCAATTTCTTCCGCTTCATGGCGCAGGAACTGCGCGAACACATGGCGCAGTTGGGCTTCCGTACCATCGACGAGATGGTCGGCCGGGTCGACCGCCTCGAGGTGCTCCCCGCAATCGAGCACTGGAAGGCGCGCGGCCTCGACTTCTCGCGCGTGCTGCTTCCTTCCGGCAACGGCAACGGCCAATCGCTGCGCTGCATCAAGAAGCAGGAGCACGACGTGATGAAGGGGATCAACGCCGAGCTGATCCGCCAGGCCAAGCCGGCGCTCGACGACAAGACGCCCGTGAAGATCACGATGCCCATCCGCAACGTCCACCGCACGGCTTGCACGATGCTGGCGGGCGAGGTCGCCAAGCGGTACGGGCTTTCCGGTCTTCCCGACGGGACGATCGACATCGACTTCACGGGCTCTGCGGGCCAGTCGATGGGCGCATTCCTCACCAACGGCATCTCGGTCCGGGTAACCGGCGACGCCAACGACTACCTCGCCAAGGGGATGAGCGGCGGCCGCATTGTCGTCACCCCGCCCCAGGGGGTCGGTTTCGACCCGAGCAAGAACGTCGTCGCGGGCAACGTCATCCTCTACGGGGCGACCGGCGGGGAAGTGTTCCTCCACGGCCGGGCCGGCGAGCGGTTCGCCGTCCGCAACAGCGGTGCGAAGGCGGTCGTCGAAGGCGTGGGCGACCATGGGTGCGAATACATGACCGGCGGGGTTGTCGTCGTCCTCGGCCCCACCGGCAACAACTTCGCGGCGGGCATGAGCGGCGGCGTCGCCTACGTCTATGACGAGACCGAGCTGTTCGACACCCGCTGCAACCTCGACATGGTCGACGTCGAGAGCGTCTGGGAAGAAACCGACGTCAAGCGGCTCCGCTCGATGATCGAGGACCACGTCAAATATACCGGCAGCCCGCGCGCGAAGACGATCCTGGCCGACTGGGCATCGCGGCTGCCGCTGTTCGTCAAGGTCATGCCGATCGAATACCGCAAGGCACTCGAGCGGATGCGTCTCGAAGAATACGCGGACAACGACAACGTCGCCGCGACCGAGGAGGTTTTCCGTGGGTAA